The Comamonas sp. lk genome contains the following window.
ACTGCGGACGGGCCGAGGAAAAAGCAAACAGCTGGGAGCCGCACTGGGGGCAGAACTGGCGGGTGATTTCATTGCCGCTGGCCGCTGTCTTGCGGAACTCGGCCAACTGGCCCGATACCGTGAGCGCCTCGGTGGGAATCATGAAGTTGACCGTGCCATTGGCCGCCAGATGCTGGCAGTCGCGACACCAGCACACACGCGGCATCTGTGGCTCGGCGTTCAGCTTGAAGCTCACGG
Protein-coding sequences here:
- a CDS encoding GFA family protein, with the translated sequence MNERTGHCLCGAVSFKLNAEPQMPRVCWCRDCQHLAANGTVNFMIPTEALTVSGQLAEFRKTAASGNEITRQFCPQCGSQLFAFSSARPQFRVVRAGNLDDPSSIRPIMNIWASSAPQWACMDQSLQRLEGQPQPPATPPR